From Aquificaceae bacterium, a single genomic window includes:
- a CDS encoding enoyl-ACP reductase gives MGLLEGKRALITGVANERSIAYGIAKAFHREGAELAFTYASEKLKKRVEEVAEEFGSGLIFEYDVSEDQNIRALKDWLSEVWGSLDIIVHSIAYAPKEEFRGGVIDTSREGFKTAMDISVYSLIALTRELLPLMEGRSGSIITLSYYGAEKVVPHYNVMGIAKSALECTVRYLAYDIAKQGHRINAISAGPIKTLAAYSITGFHLLMEHTTKVNPFGRAITIEDVGDTAVFLCSDWARAITGEVIHVDNGYHIMGVFGREEDIKKEVFGEQKG, from the coding sequence ATGGGTCTTCTTGAAGGTAAAAGGGCCCTTATAACGGGTGTGGCAAACGAAAGAAGTATAGCTTACGGTATAGCAAAGGCCTTTCATAGGGAAGGTGCGGAGCTTGCCTTCACTTACGCCAGTGAAAAGCTAAAAAAAAGGGTGGAAGAGGTAGCAGAGGAGTTTGGTTCAGGTCTTATCTTTGAATATGATGTGTCAGAGGACCAAAATATAAGGGCTCTCAAGGACTGGCTTTCTGAGGTATGGGGCAGTCTGGACATAATAGTTCATTCCATTGCCTACGCACCAAAAGAAGAGTTCAGGGGTGGAGTGATAGACACGTCAAGGGAAGGCTTCAAAACTGCAATGGACATATCCGTATATTCCCTTATAGCCCTCACCAGAGAGCTTCTTCCTCTCATGGAGGGCAGGAGCGGCTCCATAATAACCCTTTCATACTACGGTGCAGAGAAGGTGGTTCCTCATTACAATGTTATGGGTATAGCAAAGTCCGCCCTTGAGTGCACGGTGCGTTATCTTGCCTACGATATAGCAAAGCAAGGGCACAGGATAAACGCCATATCTGCAGGTCCCATAAAGACCCTTGCCGCATACAGCATAACGGGTTTCCACCTCCTTATGGAACACACCACAAAGGTAAACCCCTTTGGAAGAGCCATAACCATAGAGGATGTGGGAGATACTGCTGTCTTTCTTTGTAGTGACTGGGCAAGGGCTATAACCGGTGAAGTGATTCATGTGGACAATGGCTATCACATAATGGGTGTCTTTGGAAGGGAAGAGGACATAAAGAAGGAGGTTTTCGGAGAACAGAAGGGATGA
- a CDS encoding 2-amino-3,7-dideoxy-D-threo-hept-6-ulosonate synthase has product MSIGKQLRLERLINRDTGKTIIVPMDHGVSSGPMEGIENIRKAVEDVAEGGANAVVLHKGMVKAGHRGKGRDIGLIVHLSASTDWAPTKNDKVLVCTVEEAIKLGADGVSVHVNVGADMEREMLRDLGYVSKVCEEWGMPLLAMVYGRGKDMNQYEPRVVAHCARLGAELGADIVKVPYTGDPESFSKVVEGCPIPVVIAGGPKMKTEREVLEMVHGAIRAGARGLSIGRNVFQAKNRVGMVRALSLIVHEGRSVEEAIKIIQ; this is encoded by the coding sequence ATGAGCATAGGTAAACAGCTCAGGCTTGAGAGACTTATTAACAGAGATACGGGCAAGACAATAATAGTTCCCATGGACCATGGGGTAAGCTCCGGCCCGATGGAGGGGATTGAGAATATAAGAAAGGCGGTGGAAGATGTGGCGGAGGGCGGTGCCAATGCTGTGGTGCTCCATAAGGGCATGGTGAAGGCGGGGCACAGGGGGAAAGGCAGAGACATAGGGCTAATAGTTCACCTCTCTGCTTCTACCGACTGGGCACCTACAAAAAACGACAAGGTGCTGGTCTGCACGGTGGAAGAAGCCATAAAGCTGGGTGCAGACGGCGTATCGGTGCATGTGAACGTGGGTGCAGACATGGAGAGGGAAATGCTCAGAGACCTGGGCTATGTATCCAAAGTGTGTGAAGAATGGGGCATGCCCCTTCTTGCCATGGTTTACGGAAGGGGCAAGGACATGAACCAGTATGAGCCCAGAGTGGTAGCTCACTGTGCAAGGCTCGGTGCGGAATTGGGTGCGGACATAGTAAAAGTTCCCTACACGGGAGATCCTGAGAGCTTTTCAAAGGTGGTGGAAGGATGCCCTATTCCTGTGGTCATAGCCGGAGGTCCAAAGATGAAAACAGAAAGAGAGGTGCTTGAGATGGTTCATGGTGCCATAAGGGCTGGGGCAAGGGGCCTTTCCATCGGGCGGAACGTATTTCAGGCTAAAAACAGAGTGGGTATGGTGAGAGCCCTCAGCCTCATAGTGCACGAGGGCAGAAGCGTGGAAGAAGCCATAAAAATCATTCAGTAG